A genomic segment from Polyangium mundeleinium encodes:
- a CDS encoding tyrosine-type recombinase/integrase → MVIRSVLRFAVARKYLRAMPEGMPRLKAVGQSILEIASDEEVERILAAARERHRVSFAWMAYAGLRPNEVRALRWRDVRLRREGEAVGGFVSVREGRSHGETHTPKTGQREVPVAPELGRLLAGSEGAGGAGREEFVALNERGRAWGQYGIVQAFERVRRKVGVGGWSVYCLRHYAITMWLRVGVPVHVVQRMAGHKHLATTQRYAHHLKEDLEAAGRRLMRRS, encoded by the coding sequence GTGGTGATCCGGTCGGTGCTGCGATTCGCGGTGGCGCGGAAGTATCTGCGCGCGATGCCCGAGGGGATGCCGCGGCTCAAGGCGGTGGGGCAGAGCATTCTGGAGATTGCGTCGGACGAGGAGGTCGAGCGGATCCTCGCGGCCGCGAGGGAGCGGCATCGGGTGAGTTTTGCGTGGATGGCGTATGCGGGGCTAAGGCCGAATGAGGTGCGGGCGCTGCGATGGCGGGATGTGCGGTTGCGGCGGGAGGGGGAGGCCGTGGGCGGGTTCGTGAGCGTGCGGGAGGGGCGGTCGCATGGGGAGACGCACACGCCGAAGACGGGGCAGCGCGAAGTGCCGGTGGCGCCGGAGCTGGGGAGGTTGTTGGCGGGGAGCGAGGGGGCGGGGGGTGCGGGGCGGGAGGAGTTTGTGGCGCTGAATGAGCGGGGGAGGGCGTGGGGGCAGTATGGGATCGTGCAGGCGTTCGAGAGGGTGCGGCGGAAGGTCGGGGTCGGGGGGTGGTCGGTGTATTGCTTGCGGCACTACGCGATCACGATGTGGTTGCGGGTGGGGGTGCCGGTGCACGTCGTGCAGAGGATGGCGGGCCATAAGCATCTGGCGACGACGCAGCGGTATGCGCATCACCTCAAGGAGGACTTGGAGGCGGCCGGGAGGAGGTTGATGAGGAGAAGTTAG
- a CDS encoding 1-acyl-sn-glycerol-3-phosphate acyltransferase has translation MKETEQTLAGRDHDDGNQDLPWTLSRRPGNWAIGTLAYGLRKTLRRCTSVVTFDRRSFRRAVDAAPPGALFVLAPSHRSYFDFLLGSYLCFQHPELGIPVPHIAAAEEFSNIPLIGRLLEQSQAFYVRRGVGKEVREVSYKLERLVARDASVMFFVEGQRSRARRALPPRRGLLRALQATGRRFVVLPIAISYDRVPEEGAFEGELGGGARPPMSLTATLEWLTQMARDEVQLGRVHIACGAPLTLEPSTEVQPLAREIVAEQVRQTTVSSFHLRMFLNHAELEGVDEAWLAAALRRRGACVLESDLEAPQLASPVLQQSLKNQWMHWFHGDARVLLGHHVAVRDHLARHRWFDPGTAEDVRDTRLQRVVEALFEPIALDYALVTHQMGEPERALEHVSPKALVAAYPAAHLPTVGDVYAALGERGILVEAQPGRYAWGPAAQEIYALRAETRARLRAPGSLRLDDACAMA, from the coding sequence ATGAAGGAAACGGAGCAGACGCTCGCGGGGCGTGACCACGACGACGGGAACCAGGACCTGCCGTGGACCCTCTCGCGGAGGCCGGGCAATTGGGCGATTGGCACGCTCGCCTACGGGCTGCGCAAGACGCTGCGGCGGTGCACGTCGGTCGTGACGTTCGACCGCCGCTCGTTCCGCCGCGCGGTCGACGCGGCCCCGCCGGGCGCCCTCTTCGTCCTCGCGCCTTCGCACCGCAGCTATTTCGATTTCCTCCTCGGCAGCTACCTCTGCTTCCAGCACCCGGAGCTCGGCATCCCGGTGCCGCACATCGCCGCGGCCGAGGAGTTCTCGAACATCCCGCTCATCGGGCGCCTGCTCGAGCAATCCCAGGCGTTTTACGTGCGCCGGGGCGTCGGCAAGGAGGTGCGCGAGGTGAGCTACAAGCTCGAGCGGCTCGTCGCGCGCGACGCGTCCGTGATGTTCTTCGTCGAGGGGCAACGCAGCCGCGCGCGGCGGGCATTGCCCCCTCGGCGCGGGCTTTTGCGGGCGCTGCAAGCGACGGGGCGGCGTTTCGTCGTGTTGCCCATCGCGATTTCGTACGATCGTGTCCCCGAGGAGGGCGCATTCGAAGGGGAGCTCGGGGGCGGCGCGCGTCCGCCGATGTCGCTTACCGCGACGCTCGAATGGCTCACGCAGATGGCGCGCGACGAGGTGCAGCTCGGCCGTGTCCATATCGCATGCGGCGCGCCGCTCACGCTGGAGCCCTCGACGGAGGTGCAGCCCCTCGCCCGGGAGATCGTCGCCGAGCAGGTCCGCCAGACGACGGTGTCGAGCTTCCACCTGCGCATGTTTCTCAACCACGCCGAGCTCGAAGGCGTGGACGAGGCGTGGCTCGCGGCCGCTCTTCGTCGCCGGGGGGCATGCGTGCTGGAGAGTGATCTGGAGGCCCCGCAGCTCGCGTCGCCCGTGCTTCAGCAATCGCTGAAGAACCAGTGGATGCACTGGTTTCATGGGGATGCGCGTGTGCTCCTTGGGCACCATGTGGCCGTGCGGGATCATCTCGCGCGCCATCGGTGGTTCGATCCGGGGACGGCCGAGGATGTGCGTGATACGCGGCTGCAACGCGTCGTCGAGGCGTTGTTCGAGCCCATCGCGCTGGATTACGCGCTCGTCACGCACCAGATGGGGGAGCCTGAGCGTGCGTTGGAACACGTGAGCCCGAAGGCGCTCGTCGCGGCGTACCCCGCGGCGCATCTGCCGACGGTTGGGGATGTGTATGCGGCGCTGGGTGAGCGCGGGATCCTGGTGGAGGCGCAGCCCGGTCGGTACGCGTGGGGGCCGGCTGCGCAGGAGATTTATGCGCTGCGTGCCGAGACGCGCGCGCGGCTCCGGGCGCCGGGGAGTCTGCGTTTGGACGACGCGTGCGCGATGGCGTGA
- a CDS encoding FAD-binding oxidoreductase, which yields MAHDNRDNASGSTLPPRGARAPSTRIIPSPAPLPKDDESLDGWGFADTRFVVKPNGNVVLTGRRYNISNVDLPSLLPWISATLSAPLSYGNRNEPHYPPPVPEAMDTSAVVAGLKGFLKDDQISSDPLVRLRRGHGHTGAEIWAIRYERLPRVPDLVVFPTSHDEVVKLTEVAKEHGACLIPFGGGTNVTDALRLSIDEKRVVLAVDMRRMNKVLWIDPTNRMACIEAGATGRHIVAELAKHGLTMGHEPDSLEFSTLGGWIATNASGMKKNRYGNIEDLVLDMQVVTARGVVERPQVAPRESIGTNPRNFMFGSEGNYGIITTAIVKLFPVPEVQRYGSVIFPDLERGLAFLYDLQRAGAVPASVRVMDNTQFHFGQALKPKKTGLLAHAKSHAEQLLVTKIKGFDPHQLAVATIVFEGTKDEVEFQEKTLYRIAKQHGGLKAGAANGERGYQLTFGIAYIRDLTFEHWAIAESFETSVPWSRALELYDRVHKRVLREHEQRRLPGKPFFTGRITQVYPTGVCIYFYLGFYAKGVEDPVRQYSEMEHAAREEILAAGGSLSHHHGVGKIRQDFVKEIYSEGARAFMRDVKQAVDPDNLFGAGNHGVLGEVKLGHGEG from the coding sequence ATGGCACACGACAACCGCGACAACGCATCCGGCTCGACCCTCCCTCCGCGCGGCGCACGCGCCCCGAGCACGCGCATCATCCCGAGCCCGGCGCCGCTGCCCAAAGACGACGAGAGCCTGGATGGCTGGGGCTTTGCCGATACGCGTTTCGTCGTGAAGCCGAACGGCAACGTCGTGCTCACCGGCCGCCGCTACAACATCAGCAATGTCGACCTCCCGTCGCTCTTGCCTTGGATTTCGGCCACGCTCTCCGCGCCGCTCTCCTACGGCAATCGCAATGAGCCGCATTATCCCCCGCCGGTCCCCGAGGCCATGGACACGAGCGCGGTCGTCGCTGGGCTGAAAGGCTTCCTCAAGGACGATCAGATCTCGAGTGATCCGCTCGTTCGCCTGCGCCGCGGCCACGGGCACACCGGCGCCGAGATCTGGGCCATCCGTTACGAGCGCCTCCCGCGCGTGCCCGATCTCGTCGTCTTTCCGACGTCGCATGACGAGGTCGTGAAGCTGACGGAGGTCGCGAAGGAGCACGGCGCGTGCCTCATTCCGTTCGGCGGCGGCACGAACGTCACGGATGCCTTGCGCCTGTCGATCGATGAAAAGCGCGTCGTCCTTGCCGTCGACATGCGCCGCATGAACAAGGTCCTCTGGATCGATCCCACGAACCGCATGGCCTGCATCGAGGCCGGCGCGACGGGCCGGCACATCGTCGCCGAGCTCGCGAAGCACGGGCTCACCATGGGGCACGAGCCCGACAGCCTCGAATTCTCGACGCTCGGCGGGTGGATCGCGACCAACGCGAGCGGCATGAAGAAGAACCGGTATGGCAACATCGAGGACCTCGTCCTCGATATGCAGGTCGTCACTGCGCGTGGCGTCGTCGAGCGGCCGCAGGTGGCGCCGCGCGAGAGCATTGGCACCAATCCGCGGAACTTCATGTTCGGGAGCGAAGGCAACTACGGCATCATCACGACCGCCATCGTCAAGCTCTTCCCCGTGCCCGAGGTGCAGCGCTACGGCAGCGTCATCTTCCCCGACCTCGAGCGCGGCCTCGCCTTCCTGTACGACCTCCAGCGCGCCGGCGCCGTGCCCGCGAGCGTGCGCGTCATGGATAACACGCAGTTTCATTTCGGTCAGGCGCTCAAGCCGAAGAAGACAGGGCTCCTGGCGCATGCGAAGAGCCACGCGGAGCAGCTCCTCGTCACCAAGATCAAGGGCTTTGATCCGCACCAGCTCGCCGTCGCCACGATCGTCTTCGAAGGGACGAAAGACGAGGTCGAGTTCCAGGAAAAGACGCTCTACCGCATCGCCAAGCAGCACGGCGGCCTGAAGGCCGGCGCGGCGAATGGCGAGCGCGGCTATCAGCTCACCTTCGGCATTGCGTACATCCGCGACCTCACGTTCGAGCATTGGGCGATCGCCGAGAGCTTCGAGACGAGCGTCCCGTGGAGCCGCGCGCTGGAGCTCTACGACCGGGTCCACAAGCGCGTGCTGCGCGAGCACGAGCAGCGGCGCTTGCCGGGCAAGCCCTTCTTCACCGGGCGCATCACGCAGGTGTATCCGACGGGCGTCTGCATTTACTTCTACCTCGGCTTTTACGCGAAGGGCGTCGAAGACCCCGTGCGTCAATACAGCGAGATGGAGCACGCCGCGCGCGAGGAGATCCTCGCCGCCGGGGGCTCGCTCTCCCACCATCACGGCGTCGGCAAGATCCGGCAGGACTTCGTGAAGGAAATCTACTCGGAGGGCGCGCGCGCGTTCATGCGCGACGTGAAGCAGGCCGTCGACCCGGACAACCTGTTCGGCGCAGGGAATCATGGTGTCCTCGGCGAGGTGAAGCTGGGTCACGGCGAAGGGTAA
- a CDS encoding competence/damage-inducible protein A codes for MRTAAALIIGNELLSGKIADANIVVLARALRSLGVVFRRVVMVLDDIDVIAEEVRTLSKTHDWLFTSGGVGPTHDDVTIDGVARAFGTHVVTDPSMEAMLRTYYGEKVTEGHLLMARMPHGARLASTKSMPWPTVVMNNVWILPGVPEIFQAKIPLIQAELGADVPFVSHAVFTTLDEGTIKPMLDRVVSEHPDVEIGSYPRWSGLEYRTKLTFDGLDVEKVRTARDAFAASLPEEAVVRVE; via the coding sequence GTGCGAACGGCGGCGGCGCTCATCATCGGCAACGAGCTGCTCAGCGGCAAGATCGCGGACGCGAACATCGTCGTGCTCGCGCGGGCCCTGCGCTCGCTCGGCGTGGTCTTCCGGCGCGTGGTGATGGTGCTCGACGACATCGACGTCATCGCCGAGGAAGTGCGGACGTTGTCGAAGACGCACGACTGGCTCTTCACCTCGGGTGGGGTCGGCCCGACGCACGACGACGTGACCATCGACGGCGTGGCGCGGGCCTTCGGCACGCACGTGGTGACCGACCCGTCGATGGAGGCGATGCTGCGGACCTACTACGGCGAGAAGGTGACCGAGGGGCACCTCTTGATGGCGCGCATGCCGCATGGTGCGCGCCTCGCGTCGACGAAGTCGATGCCGTGGCCGACGGTCGTCATGAACAACGTGTGGATCCTGCCGGGCGTCCCGGAGATCTTCCAGGCGAAGATCCCGCTGATCCAGGCGGAGCTCGGCGCCGACGTGCCGTTCGTCTCGCATGCGGTCTTCACGACCCTCGACGAGGGCACGATCAAGCCGATGCTCGACCGCGTGGTCTCGGAGCACCCGGACGTGGAGATCGGCTCATACCCCCGGTGGAGCGGGCTCGAATACCGGACGAAGCTGACCTTCGACGGCCTCGACGTGGAGAAGGTGCGGACGGCGCGGGACGCGTTCGCGGCGAGCTTGCCGGAAGAGGCGGTCGTTCGGGTGGAGTAG
- the xseB gene encoding exodeoxyribonuclease VII small subunit, with amino-acid sequence MSQETASITKPAAPEQASALSFEESTRRLSAIVEELEGGELPLERSLALFEEGVRLARAAKDRLDRAERRVEELLGIDAQGKPIVREFES; translated from the coding sequence ATGAGCCAAGAGACGGCTTCGATCACCAAGCCTGCCGCCCCGGAGCAGGCGTCCGCGCTCTCGTTCGAGGAGTCCACGCGGCGGCTCTCCGCCATCGTGGAGGAGCTCGAAGGCGGGGAGCTGCCGCTCGAGCGCTCGCTCGCGCTCTTCGAGGAGGGCGTGCGCCTCGCGCGCGCCGCGAAGGACCGGCTCGACCGGGCCGAGCGCCGCGTCGAGGAGCTCCTCGGCATCGACGCCCAGGGCAAGCCCATCGTGCGCGAGTTCGAGAGCTAG
- a CDS encoding HEAT repeat domain-containing protein, which produces MSRCSRALTALSFAALSFVASSLLPTRAAEAQGLAVGVSRKAVVEADDEAEAPGRGTLRGLFGIPVAERLLVSGTVEGRLRGVRRLGAIGTPEALDALTNAFEQSSLLARDGRTRLEGIRILAAHADREAVRPLLIRELTEGGPEARAASHGGLARGAAALALARSRDKKATSALVGAVMQGGPGGEAASAALVVYPPASIAALLEGRRRIEPALAALLGDLGDVRAIPRLRQGLEDVDLAYRAAAALALARLGDSSAQAAARTWVKSDDVKQKRAGAEVLARLGVEGASEAITALLAAGPTRLDGVRLALTAPSPALVKPLVAALDALDGDDREQAIAAIGRAGGPEAAAALLVQLGKPEHATAAAFALARMPGQDARAALSRALGSTSAKKGAPRRLITRAALVRWLVLGDEPDGLGDALVAMANEKDPADRAVSAFGRVATGRTSVRSALDAACPEKRPCDVAIVAAVARASLARAALGKDDAPAELGRVLGANAKATGKGDVPSAIEVAAGVALLADPSGAGLPTALLARWAEGESPLAALAARALPSRDDEAIRSRIKRLLAGTDPVIRAHTALGLALDPEPDATSLLANAYRFEEDPTVRRAVVRALSVRREPLRAATLELARDLDPDDQVRALARAALSGRTLLPALAVPRGPVAWVSLVANAPAALPSIQGRAARLVRSDGVAVPIVADPDGVVLVPGLPDGPAALTLAPEAIPGDAGSP; this is translated from the coding sequence ATGTCTCGCTGCTCCCGGGCCCTCACCGCGCTCTCCTTCGCTGCCCTTTCGTTCGTCGCGTCCTCGCTCCTGCCTACCCGCGCGGCCGAGGCCCAGGGGCTCGCCGTGGGCGTGTCGCGCAAGGCCGTCGTCGAGGCCGACGACGAGGCCGAGGCCCCGGGCCGCGGGACGCTGCGTGGCTTGTTCGGGATCCCCGTTGCCGAGCGGCTGCTCGTGTCGGGGACGGTCGAGGGGCGGCTGCGTGGCGTGCGGCGGCTCGGCGCGATCGGGACGCCCGAGGCGCTCGACGCCCTGACGAACGCGTTCGAGCAGTCGTCGCTCCTCGCGCGCGACGGGCGCACGCGCCTCGAAGGCATCCGGATCCTCGCGGCGCACGCCGATCGCGAGGCGGTGCGGCCGCTGCTCATCCGGGAGCTGACCGAAGGCGGGCCCGAGGCGCGCGCGGCCTCGCACGGAGGGCTCGCGCGTGGGGCCGCGGCGCTCGCGCTCGCGAGGAGCCGCGACAAGAAGGCCACGTCGGCGCTCGTGGGCGCCGTGATGCAAGGCGGGCCGGGTGGTGAGGCGGCGTCGGCGGCGCTCGTGGTGTACCCGCCGGCGTCGATCGCGGCGCTGCTCGAAGGGCGTCGCCGGATCGAGCCGGCCCTCGCCGCGCTGCTCGGCGACCTCGGGGACGTGCGGGCGATTCCGCGGCTCCGGCAGGGGCTCGAAGACGTGGATCTGGCCTACCGCGCGGCTGCGGCGCTCGCGCTCGCGCGGCTCGGGGACTCGAGCGCGCAAGCCGCGGCGCGCACGTGGGTGAAGAGCGACGACGTGAAGCAGAAGCGCGCGGGCGCCGAGGTGCTCGCGCGGCTCGGCGTGGAAGGCGCGTCCGAGGCGATCACGGCGCTGCTCGCGGCCGGCCCGACGCGCCTCGACGGCGTGCGCCTCGCGCTCACCGCGCCCTCGCCCGCGCTGGTCAAACCCCTCGTCGCGGCGCTCGATGCGCTCGACGGAGACGATCGGGAGCAAGCCATCGCGGCGATCGGGCGCGCGGGCGGGCCGGAGGCGGCGGCGGCGCTGCTCGTGCAGCTCGGCAAGCCCGAACATGCGACGGCCGCGGCGTTCGCGCTGGCGCGGATGCCAGGCCAGGACGCGCGCGCGGCCCTCTCGCGGGCGCTCGGCAGCACGTCGGCGAAGAAGGGCGCGCCGCGCCGGCTGATCACGCGCGCGGCGCTCGTGCGTTGGCTCGTGCTCGGGGACGAGCCGGACGGCCTCGGCGACGCGCTCGTGGCCATGGCGAACGAAAAAGACCCGGCCGACCGCGCCGTGAGCGCCTTTGGTCGGGTCGCGACGGGCCGCACGAGCGTCCGCTCCGCCCTCGACGCAGCTTGCCCCGAGAAACGCCCCTGCGACGTGGCGATCGTGGCCGCGGTGGCGCGCGCCTCGCTCGCGCGCGCGGCGCTCGGCAAGGACGACGCGCCGGCGGAGCTCGGGCGCGTGCTCGGCGCGAACGCGAAGGCGACGGGGAAGGGGGACGTTCCTTCGGCGATCGAGGTCGCGGCGGGCGTCGCGCTCCTCGCCGATCCGAGCGGCGCGGGCCTGCCCACGGCGCTGCTCGCGCGCTGGGCCGAAGGGGAGAGCCCGCTCGCCGCGCTCGCCGCGCGCGCCTTGCCGAGCCGCGACGACGAGGCGATCCGCAGCCGCATCAAGCGCCTGCTCGCCGGCACCGATCCGGTCATCCGCGCGCACACGGCGCTCGGCCTCGCGCTCGATCCGGAGCCGGACGCGACGTCGCTGCTCGCGAATGCCTACCGCTTCGAGGAGGACCCGACCGTGCGCCGCGCCGTCGTGCGCGCCCTCTCCGTGCGTCGCGAGCCCTTGCGCGCGGCGACGCTCGAACTCGCGCGGGACCTCGATCCGGACGACCAGGTCCGCGCCTTGGCCCGCGCGGCTTTGTCCGGCCGCACGCTCCTTCCGGCGCTCGCCGTGCCTCGCGGCCCGGTCGCGTGGGTCTCGCTCGTGGCGAACGCGCCGGCGGCGCTCCCGTCGATTCAAGGCCGCGCGGCGCGGCTCGTTCGCTCCGACGGCGTGGCTGTGCCGATCGTGGCGGATCCGGACGGCGTGGTGCTCGTCCCGGGCCTGCCGGACGGCCCTGCCGCGCTCACGCTTGCGCCCGAGGCCATCCCGGGGGACGCTGGGTCGCCATGA
- a CDS encoding DUF2589 domain-containing protein, with protein MPENTVSQIPLSQLVGSLVRDVVDADGMAARATSDFIQNVGFDEKGELRTVQFSYQQVVPGVGVKRYTVSVPLLTLVPIPILGIDKAEISFTTKIVEMSQGDSQAPKLLAKIAADAQSKNDATSETTNIKFTLTMSRSDVPAGITGIFGLLSNNIQVTGAPVGGQE; from the coding sequence ATGCCGGAGAACACCGTTTCTCAGATCCCGTTGAGTCAGCTCGTGGGGAGCCTCGTCCGCGACGTCGTCGATGCGGATGGAATGGCCGCCAGGGCCACGTCGGACTTCATTCAGAACGTGGGCTTCGACGAGAAGGGCGAGCTGCGCACGGTGCAGTTCAGCTACCAGCAGGTCGTGCCGGGCGTGGGCGTCAAGCGATACACCGTCTCCGTACCGCTCTTGACGCTCGTCCCGATCCCCATTCTCGGCATCGACAAGGCGGAGATCTCGTTCACGACGAAGATCGTGGAGATGAGCCAGGGCGATTCGCAAGCGCCGAAGCTGCTCGCGAAGATCGCGGCGGACGCGCAGTCGAAGAACGACGCCACGTCCGAGACGACCAACATCAAGTTCACGCTGACGATGTCGCGCAGCGACGTGCCCGCGGGGATCACGGGCATCTTCGGGCTGCTCAGCAACAACATCCAGGTCACCGGGGCGCCCGTCGGCGGCCAAGAATAA
- a CDS encoding DUF2589 domain-containing protein: MGDTGSGEATGGDQQAATQLLSQIPFGAIIGGPLVAGVEAQTLAANATLKYVLGVLFGLDKDGNPQMSTDNAKPTAVMSVTFTFSRGGETAQLTVPLLTLVPIPYLLVETMDINFKAAINATSSFDTKQSSESQAGGETSGSVGFLFDKVNFKGSYSSKSDSSSTRDSKYSVEYTVNVNVHATGHDMPAGTSKVLNMLNDAIKAVPGKTTT, encoded by the coding sequence ATGGGCGATACAGGATCCGGCGAAGCCACCGGCGGCGATCAGCAAGCCGCGACGCAGCTCCTCAGTCAGATCCCCTTCGGGGCGATCATCGGCGGTCCGCTCGTCGCGGGCGTCGAAGCGCAGACCTTGGCGGCGAACGCCACGCTGAAGTACGTGCTGGGTGTCCTCTTTGGCCTCGACAAAGACGGCAACCCCCAGATGTCGACGGACAATGCAAAGCCGACGGCCGTGATGTCCGTCACGTTCACATTCTCGCGAGGCGGCGAGACGGCGCAGCTCACGGTGCCGCTCTTGACCCTGGTACCGATCCCGTACCTGCTCGTCGAGACGATGGACATCAACTTCAAGGCGGCCATCAATGCCACGTCGAGCTTCGACACGAAGCAAAGCTCGGAGAGCCAGGCGGGCGGCGAGACCAGCGGATCCGTCGGCTTCCTCTTCGACAAGGTCAATTTCAAGGGGAGCTATTCGAGCAAGTCGGACTCGAGCTCGACGAGGGACTCGAAGTACTCCGTCGAGTACACGGTCAACGTCAACGTGCACGCCACGGGGCACGACATGCCTGCGGGCACCTCGAAGGTGCTCAACATGCTGAACGACGCCATCAAGGCGGTGCCCGGCAAGACGACGACGTGA